A region of Lycium barbarum isolate Lr01 chromosome 3, ASM1917538v2, whole genome shotgun sequence DNA encodes the following proteins:
- the LOC132631959 gene encoding uncharacterized protein LOC132631959 isoform X2: MIRVKPLTGSCSCHDSLKSTSELFNKRNKRAESLCKTCGGSNMLSTVGLEVAKSINPELSWKAVTKGRRSRKAVARRLNEGVKVVNRSPKRVGDFSGSDSDKIGEAGCWSSDKVEHVPIKKRRHLLQTSSAHSQNPSMDREDSLSPQSLATPMPSEDFSGIALLADAACINDMDDDLDEAKEAHAMIACAVPVGSAGSTPHSKEILVSKESRDPGRGDMVHASITEASIVNESAVAPKGFAEFKEPSVVNRPVSPKVDRMHWDLNTLMDTWEQPPKDSSMENAFAEGLNDGAQKEKLKMEISDKKRNFEDYKHSLGECAPPGKSGAISEFASVKAEVCKLESASVNERIFGEEMFSGNPVSHCTKALDSLSAQRETLGELVTGDALADSSIVKSHNASCMLVSNGLTTTAADGLILTEITDSSVKAAGFSKAALSEVPFPAKPGCESASKCIDRSDPIMTSEVSETSILNAMDVESSDSNPTETDFCDHSSKCEDLSASKVSIAEGQSVAVEPVEQHGNILAIDSRMQLEGNGVISKSSGSSNCDQVEKCTTSGKDSSRSCNEGLQIDDPSQFTKSASAFEDSHKSDISQEDSQMINRDHVTRIEAGYDSPFEDGELRGSIMYSWEDNEIEDGENECVDYELDVRDDMDSDAGDFPASEIVEAGSEGSQSIEKRISSTSGYPEVDFVKGRSPRNFMRRQFNRADNSGGKNGLVTGSRSMTQRFSDKIGGKESDFRKGHTSDCMATYEFRGSYIEEIGSKTNRGKLQSHIEGPHRNRPYNLTGSYHRPVRGFTPDKFVGRYRSRYNSQDRGATDGQWNSWNSRNRHPSTYHCSESHNYSRRHNFTGSAEKFGGLNSRVHQQSIKFSSEGVRRPLVRRRSSVERDDYYDVHNRMVPARGGYQSRNGGRSFSQRVVRGIRDEGYEPIPGDGDLSSVRVPQYLHRRGRTSTPTSGRATHISLPRRRSHSRSRTPSPHPWHTRRERNFSTRRRSRSPDLRSHGRTERSFGEDFSSPQQGHCPAERSSSRWIDVRSFGGEQSKNKWSRKNN, translated from the exons ATGATAAGGGTTAAGCCACTG ACTGGCTCGTGTAGTTGCCATGATAGTTTAAAATCAACATCCGAGTTGTTCAATAAGAGAAATAAGCGAGCTGAGTCATTATGCAAGACCTGCGGAGGGAGTAACATGCTTAGTACTGTTGGTCTGGAAGTTGCAAAATCTATAAATCCTGAGTTGAGTTGGAAGGCCGTGACAAAGGGAAGGCGCTCTAGGAAGGCAGTTGCTAGACGGTTGAATGAGGGTGTGAAGGTGGTAAATCGGAGTCCCAAGAGGGTTGGAGATTTTTCAGGCTCAGATTCTGACAAG ATTGGTGAAGCTGGCTGTTGGTCTTCTGATAAAGTTGAACACGTTCCAATTAAGAAAAGAAGGCATTTGCTTCAAACTTCATCAGCACACTCTCAAAATCCCTCTATGGACCGCGAAGATTCACTATCACCACAATCTCTAGCAACTCCTATGCCTTCGGAAGACTTCTCGGGAATTGCACTTCTAGCTGATGCTGCTTGCATTAATGACATGGATGATGACCTTGATGAAGCCAAGGAGGCACATGCTATGATTGCATGTGCAGTACCAGTGGGGTCTGCTGGGTCTACTCCTCATTCTAAGGAGATATTGGTTTCGAAGGAATCGAGAGATCCTGGTAGAGGAGATATGGTGCATGCAAGCATCACGGAGGCCTCCATTGTTAATGAATCTGCGGTTGCTCCTAAAGGTTTTGCTGAATTCAAAGAACCTTCAGTTGTAAATAGACCAGTTTCACCAAAGGTTGACAGAATGCATTGGGATCTCAACACCTTAATGGATACATGGGAGCAACCTCCCAAGGATTCTTCTATGGAAAATGCTTTTGCCGAGGGCTTAAATGATGGCGCACAAAAGGAGAAACTCAAAATGGAAATTTCTGATAAAAAGAGGAATTTTGAAGACTATAAACATAGCCTTGGGGAATGTGCACCTCCTGGTAAAAGTGGAGCAATTTCTGAGTTTGCCAGTGTAAAAGCAGAAGTATGTAAGCTCGAATCAGCCTCAGTTAATGAAAGAATCTTTGGTGAGGAGATGTTCTCTGGAAACCCTGTTAGCCATTGTACCAAAGCCTTGGACTCTTTATCTGCACAAAGAGAAACATTAGGTGAACTTGTCACTGGAGATGCATTAGCTGATTCTTCTATTGTTAAATCACATAATGCCTCATGCATGCTTGTCTCAAATGGATTAACTACCACTGCTGCTGACGGCCTAATTTTGACAGAGATTACAGATTCTTCTGTAAAGGCTGCAGGATTTAGTAAAGCTGCTTTATCTGAAGTCCCGTTCCCAGCAAAGCCTGGCTGTGAGAGTGCCTCTAAATGCATTGACCGTAGTGATCCTATAATGACCAGTGAAGTATCTGAGACTAGTATTTTGAATGCCATGGATGTTGAAAGTTCTGATAGTAATCCTACAGAAACAGATTTCTGCGATCATTCATCTAAGTGTGAAGATTTGTCTGCCTCAAAGGTCTCTATAGCTGAGGGTCAGTCTGTTGCCGTCGAACCCGTGGAGCAACATGGCAACATTTTAGCTATTGATTCTCGAATGCAGTTGGAAGGGAATGGAGTAATTTCTAAGTCCAGTGGCAGCAGTAATTGTGATCAAGTGGAAAAATGCACGACTTCTGGGAAGGACTCTTCAAGGAGCTGTAATGAGGGATTGCAGATTGATGATCCTAGTCAATTCACAAAGAGTGCTTCGGCTTTTGAAGATAGCCATAAGTCTGATATCTCTCAGGAAGATAGTCAAATGATTAATCGAGACCATGTGACTAGAATTGAGGCTGGCTATGATTCTCCATTTGAGGATGGAGAATTAAGGGGATCAATTATGTACTCTTGGGAGGACAATGAAATTGAGGATGGTGAAAATGAATGTGTTGATTATGAATTAGATGTTAGAGATGACATGGATTCTGATGCCGGTGATTTCCCTGCCTCTGAAATTGTTGAAGCCGGCTCTGAGGGTTCACAAAGTATAGAAAAGAGAATCTCGTCAACCAGCGGATATCCAGAAGTAGATTTTGTGAAGGGCAGATCTCCAAGAAACTTTATGAGGAGGCAATTCAATAGGGCTGACAATAGTGGTGGAAAGAATGGGTTGGTTACAGGATCTAGATCTATGACTCAAAGGTTCAGTGATAAGATTGGAGGGAAAGAGAGTGATTTTAGAAAAGGACATACATCTGATTGCATGGCAACATATGAATTCAGAGGGTCATACATTGAAGAAATTGGCTCAAAGACAAATAGAGGGAAGCTACAGTCACATATTGAAGGACCGCACCGAAACAG GCCGTATAACCTTACTGGTTCTTACCATAGGCCTGTAAGAGGATTTACTCCAGATAAATTTGTTGGTAGATATCGATCTCGTTATAATTCACAAGATAGGGGTGCAACGGATGGCCAGTGGAATAGCTGGAATTCAAGAAACCGCCACCCATCTACTTATCATTGCTCTGAGAGTCATAACTACTCAAGGCGCCACAATTTTACAGGTTCTGCTGAAAAGTTTGGTGGGTTAAACTCTCGAGTTCATCAGCAATCTATAAAATTTTCCTCAGAAGGTGTGCGCAGGCCACTTGTGAGGAGGAGATCATCTGTTGAGAGGGATGACTATTATGATGTCCATAATAGGATGGTACCAGCGAGAGGAGGCTATCAGAGCCGCAATGGTGGTAGAAGTTTCTCACAGAGGGTTGTAAGAGGAATCAGGGATGAAGGGTATGAGCCTATACCTGGTGATGGTGATTTATCTTCTGTACGCGTGCCTCAGTATTTACACAGGAGAGGAAGAACCAGTACTCCCACTTCAGGTAGAGCTACTCATATTTCACTGCCCAGGAGGAGATCTCATTCAAGATCCAGAACGCCTTCTCCCCATCCGTGGCATACACGGAGAGAGCGAAACTTTAGCACCAGAAGGCGTAGTAGATCTCCAGATTTAAGGTCTCATGGTAGAACGGAGCGAAGTTTTGGTGAagatttctcatctccacaacaAGGCCACTGCCCCGCTGAACGGAGTTCTAGTAGATGGATAGATGTGCGAAGTTTTGGAGGTGAACAATCAAAGAACAAGTGGTCTCGTAAAAATAATTAG
- the LOC132631959 gene encoding uncharacterized protein LOC132631959 isoform X1: protein MIRVKPLTGSCSCHDSLKSTSELFNKRNKRAESLCKTCGGSNMLSTVGLEVAKSINPELSWKAVTKGRRSRKAVARRLNEGVKVVNRSPKRVGDFSGSDSDKQIGEAGCWSSDKVEHVPIKKRRHLLQTSSAHSQNPSMDREDSLSPQSLATPMPSEDFSGIALLADAACINDMDDDLDEAKEAHAMIACAVPVGSAGSTPHSKEILVSKESRDPGRGDMVHASITEASIVNESAVAPKGFAEFKEPSVVNRPVSPKVDRMHWDLNTLMDTWEQPPKDSSMENAFAEGLNDGAQKEKLKMEISDKKRNFEDYKHSLGECAPPGKSGAISEFASVKAEVCKLESASVNERIFGEEMFSGNPVSHCTKALDSLSAQRETLGELVTGDALADSSIVKSHNASCMLVSNGLTTTAADGLILTEITDSSVKAAGFSKAALSEVPFPAKPGCESASKCIDRSDPIMTSEVSETSILNAMDVESSDSNPTETDFCDHSSKCEDLSASKVSIAEGQSVAVEPVEQHGNILAIDSRMQLEGNGVISKSSGSSNCDQVEKCTTSGKDSSRSCNEGLQIDDPSQFTKSASAFEDSHKSDISQEDSQMINRDHVTRIEAGYDSPFEDGELRGSIMYSWEDNEIEDGENECVDYELDVRDDMDSDAGDFPASEIVEAGSEGSQSIEKRISSTSGYPEVDFVKGRSPRNFMRRQFNRADNSGGKNGLVTGSRSMTQRFSDKIGGKESDFRKGHTSDCMATYEFRGSYIEEIGSKTNRGKLQSHIEGPHRNRPYNLTGSYHRPVRGFTPDKFVGRYRSRYNSQDRGATDGQWNSWNSRNRHPSTYHCSESHNYSRRHNFTGSAEKFGGLNSRVHQQSIKFSSEGVRRPLVRRRSSVERDDYYDVHNRMVPARGGYQSRNGGRSFSQRVVRGIRDEGYEPIPGDGDLSSVRVPQYLHRRGRTSTPTSGRATHISLPRRRSHSRSRTPSPHPWHTRRERNFSTRRRSRSPDLRSHGRTERSFGEDFSSPQQGHCPAERSSSRWIDVRSFGGEQSKNKWSRKNN, encoded by the exons ATGATAAGGGTTAAGCCACTG ACTGGCTCGTGTAGTTGCCATGATAGTTTAAAATCAACATCCGAGTTGTTCAATAAGAGAAATAAGCGAGCTGAGTCATTATGCAAGACCTGCGGAGGGAGTAACATGCTTAGTACTGTTGGTCTGGAAGTTGCAAAATCTATAAATCCTGAGTTGAGTTGGAAGGCCGTGACAAAGGGAAGGCGCTCTAGGAAGGCAGTTGCTAGACGGTTGAATGAGGGTGTGAAGGTGGTAAATCGGAGTCCCAAGAGGGTTGGAGATTTTTCAGGCTCAGATTCTGACAAG cAGATTGGTGAAGCTGGCTGTTGGTCTTCTGATAAAGTTGAACACGTTCCAATTAAGAAAAGAAGGCATTTGCTTCAAACTTCATCAGCACACTCTCAAAATCCCTCTATGGACCGCGAAGATTCACTATCACCACAATCTCTAGCAACTCCTATGCCTTCGGAAGACTTCTCGGGAATTGCACTTCTAGCTGATGCTGCTTGCATTAATGACATGGATGATGACCTTGATGAAGCCAAGGAGGCACATGCTATGATTGCATGTGCAGTACCAGTGGGGTCTGCTGGGTCTACTCCTCATTCTAAGGAGATATTGGTTTCGAAGGAATCGAGAGATCCTGGTAGAGGAGATATGGTGCATGCAAGCATCACGGAGGCCTCCATTGTTAATGAATCTGCGGTTGCTCCTAAAGGTTTTGCTGAATTCAAAGAACCTTCAGTTGTAAATAGACCAGTTTCACCAAAGGTTGACAGAATGCATTGGGATCTCAACACCTTAATGGATACATGGGAGCAACCTCCCAAGGATTCTTCTATGGAAAATGCTTTTGCCGAGGGCTTAAATGATGGCGCACAAAAGGAGAAACTCAAAATGGAAATTTCTGATAAAAAGAGGAATTTTGAAGACTATAAACATAGCCTTGGGGAATGTGCACCTCCTGGTAAAAGTGGAGCAATTTCTGAGTTTGCCAGTGTAAAAGCAGAAGTATGTAAGCTCGAATCAGCCTCAGTTAATGAAAGAATCTTTGGTGAGGAGATGTTCTCTGGAAACCCTGTTAGCCATTGTACCAAAGCCTTGGACTCTTTATCTGCACAAAGAGAAACATTAGGTGAACTTGTCACTGGAGATGCATTAGCTGATTCTTCTATTGTTAAATCACATAATGCCTCATGCATGCTTGTCTCAAATGGATTAACTACCACTGCTGCTGACGGCCTAATTTTGACAGAGATTACAGATTCTTCTGTAAAGGCTGCAGGATTTAGTAAAGCTGCTTTATCTGAAGTCCCGTTCCCAGCAAAGCCTGGCTGTGAGAGTGCCTCTAAATGCATTGACCGTAGTGATCCTATAATGACCAGTGAAGTATCTGAGACTAGTATTTTGAATGCCATGGATGTTGAAAGTTCTGATAGTAATCCTACAGAAACAGATTTCTGCGATCATTCATCTAAGTGTGAAGATTTGTCTGCCTCAAAGGTCTCTATAGCTGAGGGTCAGTCTGTTGCCGTCGAACCCGTGGAGCAACATGGCAACATTTTAGCTATTGATTCTCGAATGCAGTTGGAAGGGAATGGAGTAATTTCTAAGTCCAGTGGCAGCAGTAATTGTGATCAAGTGGAAAAATGCACGACTTCTGGGAAGGACTCTTCAAGGAGCTGTAATGAGGGATTGCAGATTGATGATCCTAGTCAATTCACAAAGAGTGCTTCGGCTTTTGAAGATAGCCATAAGTCTGATATCTCTCAGGAAGATAGTCAAATGATTAATCGAGACCATGTGACTAGAATTGAGGCTGGCTATGATTCTCCATTTGAGGATGGAGAATTAAGGGGATCAATTATGTACTCTTGGGAGGACAATGAAATTGAGGATGGTGAAAATGAATGTGTTGATTATGAATTAGATGTTAGAGATGACATGGATTCTGATGCCGGTGATTTCCCTGCCTCTGAAATTGTTGAAGCCGGCTCTGAGGGTTCACAAAGTATAGAAAAGAGAATCTCGTCAACCAGCGGATATCCAGAAGTAGATTTTGTGAAGGGCAGATCTCCAAGAAACTTTATGAGGAGGCAATTCAATAGGGCTGACAATAGTGGTGGAAAGAATGGGTTGGTTACAGGATCTAGATCTATGACTCAAAGGTTCAGTGATAAGATTGGAGGGAAAGAGAGTGATTTTAGAAAAGGACATACATCTGATTGCATGGCAACATATGAATTCAGAGGGTCATACATTGAAGAAATTGGCTCAAAGACAAATAGAGGGAAGCTACAGTCACATATTGAAGGACCGCACCGAAACAG GCCGTATAACCTTACTGGTTCTTACCATAGGCCTGTAAGAGGATTTACTCCAGATAAATTTGTTGGTAGATATCGATCTCGTTATAATTCACAAGATAGGGGTGCAACGGATGGCCAGTGGAATAGCTGGAATTCAAGAAACCGCCACCCATCTACTTATCATTGCTCTGAGAGTCATAACTACTCAAGGCGCCACAATTTTACAGGTTCTGCTGAAAAGTTTGGTGGGTTAAACTCTCGAGTTCATCAGCAATCTATAAAATTTTCCTCAGAAGGTGTGCGCAGGCCACTTGTGAGGAGGAGATCATCTGTTGAGAGGGATGACTATTATGATGTCCATAATAGGATGGTACCAGCGAGAGGAGGCTATCAGAGCCGCAATGGTGGTAGAAGTTTCTCACAGAGGGTTGTAAGAGGAATCAGGGATGAAGGGTATGAGCCTATACCTGGTGATGGTGATTTATCTTCTGTACGCGTGCCTCAGTATTTACACAGGAGAGGAAGAACCAGTACTCCCACTTCAGGTAGAGCTACTCATATTTCACTGCCCAGGAGGAGATCTCATTCAAGATCCAGAACGCCTTCTCCCCATCCGTGGCATACACGGAGAGAGCGAAACTTTAGCACCAGAAGGCGTAGTAGATCTCCAGATTTAAGGTCTCATGGTAGAACGGAGCGAAGTTTTGGTGAagatttctcatctccacaacaAGGCCACTGCCCCGCTGAACGGAGTTCTAGTAGATGGATAGATGTGCGAAGTTTTGGAGGTGAACAATCAAAGAACAAGTGGTCTCGTAAAAATAATTAG